Proteins encoded together in one Pantoea sp. CCBC3-3-1 window:
- the sufB gene encoding Fe-S cluster assembly protein SufB: protein MSRNTDTSDDVQVWEGNHQKYKEGFFTQLQTEEFEHGLSEDVVRAISAKRNEPDWMLEFRLKAYAAWLEMEEPHWLKANYKSLNYQDYSYYSAPSCGNCDDSCASEPGAQQASGAQAPNYLTEEVENAFKQLGVPVREGQEVAVDAIFDSVSVSTTYRGKLAEQGIIFCSFGEAIHEHPELVKQYLGTVVPANDNFFAALNSAVASDGTFVYIPKGVRCPMELSTYFRINAAKTGQFERTILIADEGSYVSYIEGCSAPVRDTYQLHAAVVEVIIHKDAEVKYSTVQNWFAGGESEGGILNFVTKRALCEGENSKMSWTQSETGSAITWKYPSVILRGDNSIGEFFSVALTSGHQQADTGTKMIHIGKNTKSTIISKGISAGKSQNTYRGLVKIMPTATNARNFTQCDSMLIGAECGAHTFPYVEARNNTAQLEHEATTSRIGEDQLFYCLQRGISEDDAISMIVNGFCKDVFSELPLEFAVEAQKLLAISLEHSVG, encoded by the coding sequence ATGTCTCGAAATACTGATACATCAGACGACGTGCAGGTCTGGGAAGGGAATCATCAGAAATACAAGGAAGGCTTTTTCACCCAGCTGCAAACGGAAGAATTCGAACACGGCCTCAGTGAAGATGTCGTGCGTGCGATTTCGGCCAAACGCAATGAGCCGGACTGGATGCTGGAATTCCGCCTGAAAGCCTATGCGGCCTGGCTGGAAATGGAAGAGCCACACTGGCTGAAAGCGAATTATAAATCGCTGAACTATCAGGATTACAGCTATTACTCAGCGCCTTCCTGTGGCAACTGCGACGACAGCTGCGCATCTGAGCCTGGCGCTCAGCAGGCTTCTGGCGCGCAGGCACCGAACTACCTGACGGAAGAAGTGGAAAACGCCTTTAAACAGCTGGGCGTACCGGTACGTGAAGGGCAGGAAGTCGCGGTAGATGCGATTTTTGACTCGGTGTCGGTTTCCACTACCTACCGCGGCAAGCTGGCAGAGCAGGGCATTATTTTCTGCTCGTTTGGCGAAGCGATTCATGAGCATCCCGAGCTGGTTAAACAGTATCTGGGCACCGTCGTGCCGGCAAACGACAACTTCTTTGCCGCGCTGAACTCCGCTGTCGCCTCAGACGGCACCTTTGTTTATATCCCGAAAGGGGTACGCTGCCCGATGGAACTGTCGACCTATTTCCGCATTAATGCGGCGAAAACCGGTCAGTTCGAACGTACGATTTTGATTGCCGATGAAGGCAGTTACGTCAGCTATATTGAAGGCTGCTCTGCGCCCGTGCGCGACACCTATCAGCTGCACGCTGCCGTAGTGGAAGTGATTATTCACAAAGATGCTGAAGTGAAATATTCCACCGTGCAGAACTGGTTCGCCGGTGGCGAATCTGAAGGCGGTATTCTCAACTTCGTAACCAAGCGCGCGCTTTGCGAAGGCGAGAACAGCAAAATGTCCTGGACACAGTCCGAGACCGGTTCTGCTATCACCTGGAAATATCCAAGCGTGATCCTCAGAGGCGACAACTCGATCGGTGAGTTCTTCTCGGTAGCATTGACCAGCGGCCATCAGCAGGCTGATACCGGCACCAAGATGATCCACATCGGGAAAAACACCAAATCCACCATCATCTCGAAAGGGATTTCGGCGGGTAAAAGCCAGAATACCTATCGCGGCCTGGTGAAAATCATGCCAACAGCGACCAACGCCCGTAACTTCACCCAGTGTGACTCAATGCTGATTGGCGCTGAGTGCGGCGCGCACACGTTCCCTTATGTGGAAGCGCGCAATAATACCGCTCAGCTGGAGCATGAGGCGACGACATCACGGATTGGCGAAGATCAGCTGTTCTACTGCCTGCAACGCGGGATCAGCGAAGACGATGCCATCTCGATGATCGTAAACGGTTTCTGTAAAGACGTTTTCTCCGAGCTGCCGCTGGAATTTGCAGTGGAAGCGCAAAAATTGCTGGCGATCAGCCTTGAACACAGCGTGGGTTAA
- a CDS encoding hotdog fold thioesterase has translation MAIWQRHTTLEQLNQLSQGTMVEHVGIVFTFINDESLEATLPVDARTRQPFGLLHGGASVVLAETLGSVAGYLCSVDDQRVVGLDINASHLRAVSEGEVRGVCRAIHPGRTHQVWQIDIFDQQQRLCCTSRLTTVVLSGKK, from the coding sequence ATGGCCATTTGGCAACGACACACCACGCTGGAGCAGCTAAATCAGCTTAGCCAGGGTACAATGGTTGAGCATGTTGGCATTGTGTTCACGTTCATCAACGACGAAAGTCTTGAAGCCACTCTGCCTGTGGATGCACGCACGCGTCAGCCCTTTGGCCTGTTGCACGGCGGAGCGTCTGTCGTGCTGGCAGAAACGCTGGGCTCCGTTGCCGGTTATCTTTGCAGCGTAGACGATCAGCGTGTCGTAGGGCTGGACATCAATGCCAGCCACCTGCGAGCAGTGAGTGAAGGTGAAGTGCGTGGCGTCTGTCGTGCGATCCATCCTGGCCGCACGCACCAGGTCTGGCAGATCGATATTTTCGACCAGCAACAGCGATTATGCTGTACGTCACGCTTAACGACGGTTGTGCTCTCGGGTAAAAAATAA
- the sufS gene encoding cysteine desulfurase SufS — MSFDLTRVRADFPVLAREVNGQPLAYLDSAASAQKPQVVIDAESRFYEHGYAAVHRGIHTLSAEATTEMENVRAQAARFLNAASPEEIVFVKGTTEGINLVASSWGGSQLQAGDNILITEMEHHANIVPWQMIAQRTGAEVRFIPLTETGELDLSTLPSLMDSRTRMLAITQVSNVLGTVNPVKELVAQAKAAGVATLIDGAQAVMHGKVDVQDLDCDFYVFSGHKIYGPSGIGILYGRKAILDQMPPWEGGGSMIATVSLTEGTTYAAAPWRFEAGSPNTGGIMGLGAALKWITGQDLDAIHQREQVLMRYALDKLASVPDLVIYGPEQRAGVIAFNLGKHHAYDVGSFLDQYGIAIRTGHHCAMPLMTHYGVPAMCRASFVLYNSEEEADRLAAGLTRIHRLLGG, encoded by the coding sequence ATGAGTTTTGACCTGACACGCGTCAGGGCTGATTTTCCTGTTTTGGCGCGAGAAGTGAATGGCCAGCCGCTGGCCTATCTTGACAGCGCCGCCAGCGCGCAAAAGCCGCAGGTGGTTATCGATGCTGAAAGCCGGTTCTATGAACACGGCTACGCGGCAGTGCACCGTGGTATTCACACGCTAAGCGCTGAAGCGACAACGGAAATGGAAAACGTGCGTGCTCAGGCCGCGCGTTTCCTTAACGCCGCTTCGCCAGAGGAGATCGTTTTCGTCAAAGGCACCACCGAGGGCATTAACCTCGTGGCCAGCAGTTGGGGAGGCAGTCAGCTGCAGGCGGGTGACAACATTCTCATTACCGAGATGGAGCATCACGCCAATATCGTTCCGTGGCAGATGATTGCGCAGCGTACCGGGGCGGAAGTACGCTTTATTCCGCTAACCGAAACCGGTGAGCTGGATCTCTCAACGCTGCCGTCGCTGATGGACAGCCGTACGCGGATGCTGGCCATTACTCAGGTTTCGAACGTGCTGGGCACCGTCAATCCGGTTAAAGAGCTGGTTGCTCAGGCCAAAGCGGCGGGCGTGGCCACGCTGATTGACGGCGCTCAGGCGGTGATGCACGGCAAAGTCGACGTTCAGGATCTGGACTGCGACTTTTATGTCTTCTCCGGGCACAAAATTTACGGTCCATCCGGGATTGGTATCCTGTATGGCCGTAAAGCCATACTGGATCAAATGCCACCCTGGGAAGGCGGCGGCTCAATGATTGCCACCGTCAGCCTGACAGAAGGCACGACCTATGCCGCTGCGCCATGGCGCTTTGAGGCGGGTTCGCCAAATACCGGCGGGATTATGGGCCTGGGGGCCGCGCTGAAGTGGATAACCGGGCAGGATCTGGACGCTATCCATCAGCGTGAGCAGGTACTGATGCGTTACGCGCTGGACAAGCTGGCTTCCGTGCCCGATCTGGTCATCTACGGGCCCGAGCAGCGTGCAGGCGTCATCGCCTTTAACCTGGGCAAGCATCATGCTTACGATGTCGGCAGCTTCCTCGATCAGTACGGAATTGCTATTCGCACCGGTCACCATTGCGCCATGCCGTTGATGACGCATTACGGCGTACCGGCGATGTGCCGTGCCTCCTTTGTTTTGTATAATAGCGAAGAAGAGGCCGATCGCCTGGCGGCTG
- a CDS encoding FAD-binding and (Fe-S)-binding domain-containing protein yields the protein MIPQISQAPGLVQLVLNFLQALEQQGFTGDTATSYADRLLMSTDNSIYQLLPDAVIFPRSTADVALVARLAGEARFSSLTFAPRGGGTGTNGQSLNQGIVVDMSRHMNRILDINVEQGWVKVEAGVIKDQLNAFLKPLGYFFSPELSTSNRATLGGMINTDASGQGSLVYGKTSDHVLGLRAVLLGGDILDTRSVPVAVAETLAREATPEGVIYRTVLERCRDRRQLIIDKFPRLNRFLTGYDLRHVISDDLQKVDLTRLLCGAEGTLAFITESRLNITPIPAVRRLVNIKYDSFDSALRSAPFMVEAQALSVETVDSKVLNLAREDIVWHSVSELIADVPNRDMQGLNIVEFAGDDKALIDAQLASLCQRLDELMASGQAGVIGYQLCDDISGIERIYAMRKKAVGLLGNAKGRAKPIPFVEDTCVPPQHLADYIVEFRKLLDGHNLSYGMFGHVDAGVLHVRPALDMCDPQQEMLMKQISDEVVALTARYGGLLWGEHGKGFRAEYSPAFFGEELFNDLRRIKAAFDPENRLNPGKICAPYGVNEPMMQVDAVKRGTFDRQIPVNVRTNWRGAMECNGNGLCFNFDVRSPMCPSMKITSNRIHSPKGRATLTREWLRLLAEQGVDPLELERRLPEQKVSLRGLIERTRNSWHARRGEYDFSHEVKEAMSGCLACKACSTQCPIKIDVPGFRSRFLQLYHTRYLRPASDYLVASVESYAPLMAKAPKFFNFFLRQPLVREMSKAQIGMVDLPLLSSPNLKQQLAGHRSTNTTLEQLEAMSETIRARHVLIVQDPFTSYYEARLVSDFVALVEKLGYQPVVLPFSPNGKAQHIKGFLQRFARTAQKTADFLNRVATLGLPMVGVDPALVLCYRDEYKEILADKRGDFHVQLVHEWLQKALPEQPAMPQSGESWYLFGHCTEVTALPASSQQWAGIFARFGARLENVSVGCCGMAGTYGHESKNLENSLGIYELSWHQALQKLPRQRCLATGYSCRSQVKRIEGNGMRHPLQALLELV from the coding sequence ATGATCCCACAGATTTCTCAGGCGCCGGGCCTCGTTCAACTGGTGCTGAATTTTTTGCAGGCGTTAGAGCAGCAGGGTTTTACTGGTGATACCGCGACCAGCTATGCCGACCGCCTTTTAATGTCCACCGACAACAGCATCTACCAGCTGTTACCCGACGCGGTGATTTTTCCCCGTTCGACAGCCGACGTGGCGCTGGTGGCCCGCCTGGCTGGCGAAGCGCGTTTCAGCAGCCTGACGTTTGCGCCGCGCGGCGGCGGCACTGGCACTAACGGTCAGTCGCTGAATCAGGGGATCGTAGTGGATATGTCCCGCCATATGAACCGCATCCTGGACATCAACGTTGAACAGGGCTGGGTCAAAGTTGAAGCGGGCGTGATTAAAGATCAGCTCAATGCCTTTCTCAAGCCCCTCGGCTATTTCTTCTCTCCCGAACTTTCTACCAGTAACCGTGCAACACTGGGCGGAATGATCAATACCGATGCATCCGGTCAGGGATCGCTGGTTTACGGTAAAACGTCCGATCACGTTTTGGGGCTGCGGGCGGTGCTGCTCGGCGGTGATATTCTGGATACACGAAGCGTACCGGTGGCAGTGGCTGAAACGCTGGCCCGGGAAGCCACGCCGGAAGGCGTTATTTATCGTACGGTGCTGGAACGCTGTCGCGATCGCCGTCAGCTGATAATCGATAAGTTTCCCCGGCTCAACCGCTTCCTGACGGGCTACGATCTGCGGCACGTCATCAGCGATGACCTGCAAAAAGTCGATCTGACCCGACTGCTATGTGGTGCAGAAGGCACTTTAGCGTTCATTACCGAAAGCCGGTTGAACATTACGCCCATTCCTGCAGTCCGCCGCCTGGTCAATATTAAGTATGACTCTTTTGATTCTGCCCTGCGCAGCGCGCCGTTTATGGTAGAAGCGCAGGCGTTGTCAGTCGAAACTGTCGATTCCAAAGTGTTAAATCTGGCGCGGGAAGATATCGTCTGGCACTCGGTGAGTGAACTTATTGCAGACGTCCCCAATCGCGATATGCAGGGCCTGAACATTGTAGAATTCGCTGGAGATGATAAGGCGCTGATCGACGCTCAGCTGGCCTCTTTGTGCCAGCGTCTGGACGAATTAATGGCTTCGGGGCAGGCTGGCGTCATTGGCTATCAGCTGTGTGACGATATCAGCGGCATTGAGCGCATTTATGCCATGCGTAAAAAAGCGGTGGGATTGCTTGGCAATGCGAAAGGTCGGGCCAAACCTATCCCGTTTGTGGAGGATACCTGCGTGCCGCCGCAGCACCTGGCGGACTATATAGTCGAGTTCCGCAAGCTGCTTGATGGGCATAACCTCAGCTACGGCATGTTTGGTCACGTTGACGCGGGTGTTTTACATGTGCGCCCGGCGCTGGATATGTGCGATCCGCAGCAGGAAATGCTGATGAAGCAGATTTCTGATGAAGTGGTGGCACTGACAGCACGCTATGGCGGTTTGCTGTGGGGAGAGCATGGCAAAGGCTTCCGTGCTGAATACAGTCCGGCCTTTTTTGGTGAAGAGCTGTTTAATGATTTACGCCGCATCAAAGCGGCTTTTGACCCGGAAAACCGGCTGAATCCGGGTAAAATCTGTGCGCCTTATGGTGTGAATGAGCCAATGATGCAGGTCGATGCGGTCAAACGTGGCACCTTCGATCGCCAGATCCCGGTTAACGTTCGCACCAACTGGCGTGGCGCGATGGAATGTAATGGCAACGGCCTGTGCTTCAACTTTGATGTCCGCAGCCCGATGTGCCCGTCAATGAAAATCACCAGTAACCGAATCCACTCTCCTAAAGGCCGCGCCACGCTGACGCGAGAATGGCTGCGCTTGTTAGCAGAGCAGGGGGTGGATCCGCTGGAGCTGGAGAGACGTCTGCCGGAGCAGAAAGTCAGCCTGCGTGGATTAATTGAGCGGACCCGTAACAGCTGGCACGCCAGGCGTGGCGAATACGATTTTTCACATGAAGTGAAAGAAGCGATGTCCGGCTGTCTGGCGTGTAAAGCCTGTTCGACCCAGTGCCCGATCAAAATTGACGTGCCCGGTTTCCGCTCCCGCTTTTTACAGCTTTATCATACCCGCTACCTGCGTCCGGCAAGTGATTACCTGGTCGCCAGCGTGGAAAGCTATGCGCCGCTGATGGCGAAAGCGCCAAAGTTCTTCAACTTTTTTCTGCGCCAGCCGCTGGTGCGTGAAATGAGCAAAGCGCAGATTGGCATGGTGGATTTACCGCTGCTCTCGTCGCCTAATTTAAAACAGCAGCTGGCAGGCCACCGTTCAACGAATACCACGCTTGAGCAGTTAGAAGCGATGAGCGAGACGATCCGTGCGCGCCACGTCCTGATCGTGCAGGATCCTTTCACCAGCTATTATGAGGCCCGGTTAGTCAGCGATTTCGTCGCGCTGGTGGAAAAGCTGGGTTATCAGCCCGTGGTGCTGCCGTTCTCGCCAAACGGCAAGGCGCAGCACATTAAAGGTTTCCTGCAACGTTTTGCCCGTACGGCGCAGAAAACCGCCGACTTTCTCAATCGTGTGGCAACGCTGGGGCTACCGATGGTGGGCGTCGATCCGGCGCTGGTACTCTGCTATCGCGATGAGTACAAAGAAATTTTGGCTGATAAGCGCGGCGATTTCCATGTACAGCTGGTGCATGAGTGGCTGCAAAAAGCGCTGCCGGAACAGCCCGCTATGCCACAAAGCGGTGAATCCTGGTATCTGTTTGGGCACTGCACTGAAGTGACTGCGCTGCCTGCTTCAAGCCAGCAGTGGGCCGGCATTTTTGCCCGGTTTGGCGCCAGGCTTGAAAACGTCAGCGTGGGCTGCTGCGGTATGGCAGGCACCTACGGCCATGAGAGCAAGAATCTGGAAAACTCCCTGGGCATCTACGAGCTTTCATGGCATCAGGCGCTGCAAAAACTGCCGCGCCAGCGCTGCCTTGCCACCGGCTATTCCTGCCGCAGCCAGGTAAAACGCATCGAAGGCAACGGCATGCGCCATCCTTTGCAGGCCTTACTGGAACTCGTCTGA
- the sufD gene encoding Fe-S cluster assembly protein SufD, which produces MAGLPNRSSDNALQQWHHLFETQGEHRSLQAQQHWQQVLRLGLPTRKQENWKYTPLDGLLGQNFVLPQPATLSSADVAAQALNIDAVRMVFVDGRFSAELSDNSWDLFDIQVTKAAGRRELSAPVQPEVFLHLTESLAEEVTTIHLPRGKSAARALYILHISSGSAQEEMNTSHYRHHLQLDDGAEATVIEHYVSLNDATHFTGARFTATVGNNAQLKHYKLAFEHASSYHFSHNDLVIERDARVQSHSFLLGSGLCRHNTSVQLNGEGTDLGINSLMLPVEKEVCDSRTYLEHNKGYCQSRQLHKTITRDKARSVFNGKITVAKHALKTDGQMNNNNLLLGRLAEVDTKPQLEIYADDVKCSHGATIGRIDDEQMFYLRARGISEESAQRMIIYAFAAELTEAITDDVLKEAVMQRIAQRFPGGIK; this is translated from the coding sequence ATGGCTGGCTTACCGAACAGGAGTAGTGACAACGCCCTGCAGCAATGGCATCACCTGTTCGAAACCCAGGGCGAGCACCGTTCACTGCAGGCACAGCAGCACTGGCAGCAGGTACTGCGCTTAGGGCTGCCGACGCGCAAGCAGGAAAACTGGAAATACACGCCGCTTGACGGCCTGCTTGGCCAGAATTTTGTTCTGCCTCAGCCTGCGACGCTAAGCAGTGCCGATGTCGCTGCCCAGGCACTGAACATCGATGCGGTGCGAATGGTCTTTGTTGATGGTCGCTTCAGCGCCGAACTGAGCGATAACAGCTGGGATCTGTTCGACATCCAGGTAACAAAAGCTGCCGGACGCCGCGAGCTGAGCGCACCCGTCCAGCCAGAAGTTTTCCTGCATCTGACCGAAAGCCTGGCGGAAGAGGTGACCACCATTCATCTGCCGCGCGGCAAGTCGGCGGCTCGGGCGTTGTATATCCTGCATATCAGCAGCGGCAGCGCACAGGAAGAGATGAATACCTCGCATTATCGTCATCATTTGCAGCTGGATGACGGTGCGGAAGCGACGGTTATTGAACACTATGTCAGCCTGAATGACGCTACGCATTTTACCGGCGCTCGCTTTACCGCGACCGTGGGTAATAACGCGCAGCTGAAGCATTACAAGCTGGCCTTTGAGCACGCCAGCAGCTATCACTTCTCCCATAACGATCTGGTGATTGAACGTGATGCGCGTGTGCAAAGCCATAGCTTCCTGCTGGGCAGTGGCCTTTGCCGCCATAACACCAGCGTGCAGCTGAATGGTGAAGGCACCGATTTGGGCATTAACAGCCTGATGCTGCCGGTAGAAAAAGAAGTTTGCGACAGCCGTACTTACCTTGAACACAACAAAGGGTATTGTCAGAGCCGTCAGCTGCACAAAACCATTACGCGTGATAAAGCGCGATCCGTGTTCAATGGCAAAATTACCGTAGCGAAGCACGCGCTGAAAACTGACGGCCAGATGAACAACAACAACCTGTTGTTAGGACGTCTGGCGGAAGTGGACACCAAACCTCAGCTGGAAATTTATGCTGATGACGTTAAGTGCAGCCACGGTGCGACAATTGGCAGAATCGACGACGAGCAGATGTTCTATCTGCGCGCGCGTGGTATCAGCGAAGAGTCTGCGCAGCGCATGATTATCTATGCATTTGCCGCAGAACTGACCGAAGCAATTACAGATGACGTACTGAAGGAAGCGGTGATGCAGCGTATTGCACAGCGTTTTCCCGGAGGCATTAAATGA
- the sufC gene encoding Fe-S cluster assembly ATPase SufC, with translation MLSIKDLQVSIEDKEILRGLSLEVKPGEVHAIMGPNGSGKSTLSATLAGREEYEVTGGSVNFKGKDLLELSPEDRAGEGIFMAFQYPVEIPGVSNQFFLQASVNAVRKYREQEALDRFDFQDFIEDKIHLLKMPEDLLTRSVNVGFSGGEKKRNDILQMAALEPELCILDETDSGLDIDALKTVANGVNTLRDGKRSFIIVTHYQRILDYIKPDFVHVLYQGKIVKSGDFTLVKQLEEQGYGWLTEQE, from the coding sequence ATGTTAAGCATTAAAGATTTACAGGTAAGTATCGAAGATAAAGAGATCCTGCGCGGACTGAGCCTTGAGGTGAAGCCGGGTGAAGTCCATGCCATTATGGGACCAAACGGTTCAGGTAAAAGTACGCTGTCGGCCACGCTGGCAGGCCGCGAAGAGTACGAAGTGACCGGCGGCTCGGTGAATTTCAAAGGTAAAGATCTGCTGGAGCTTTCTCCGGAAGATCGCGCGGGCGAAGGCATCTTTATGGCTTTCCAGTACCCGGTTGAAATTCCCGGCGTCAGTAACCAGTTTTTCCTGCAGGCGTCAGTCAACGCCGTGCGCAAATATCGCGAGCAGGAAGCGCTGGACCGTTTCGACTTCCAGGACTTTATTGAAGATAAAATTCACCTGCTGAAAATGCCGGAAGATCTGCTGACCCGCTCGGTTAACGTTGGCTTCTCTGGCGGCGAGAAAAAGCGTAACGACATTCTGCAAATGGCGGCGCTGGAACCTGAACTTTGTATCCTTGATGAAACCGACTCCGGTCTGGATATCGATGCGCTGAAAACCGTGGCAAACGGCGTCAACACGCTGCGCGACGGCAAGCGCTCGTTTATCATCGTGACGCATTACCAGCGTATTCTGGATTACATCAAACCTGACTTCGTGCACGTCCTTTATCAGGGCAAAATCGTCAAGTCGGGTGACTTTACGCTGGTGAAACAACTGGAGGAGCAAGGCTATGGCTGGCTTACCGAACAGGAGTAG
- the ydiK gene encoding AI-2E family transporter YdiK, whose amino-acid sequence MKNAHKEWDMPQIVFSLLFIILLIVASFWIVQPFVLGFAWASMVVIATWPLMIKIQGWLWGRRSLAVIAMTIILILLFIVPIALLVNSLIENSGPVVAWATAGHLQMPEMHWLRSIPLGGKKLYAVYHNMVAGGGSAIMAKVQPYIGRTSGFLFAQAGHFGRIMLHLGLMLLFSVLLFWRGEQVGHGIRHFAFRLASRRGDAAVLLAGQAIRAVALGVVVTALVQGVLGGIGLAISGIPYATILTVLMIFSCLVQLGPLVVLIPAIIWLYWSGDTTWGTVLLVWSCVVGTLDNVLRPMLIRMGADLPMILILSGVIGGLVAFGMIGLFIGPVVLAVSYRLLSVWMHEAPAPLDDPLDVVEELAEIEQENITK is encoded by the coding sequence ATGAAGAACGCGCATAAAGAATGGGATATGCCGCAAATCGTGTTTTCTTTGCTGTTTATCATTCTACTGATTGTGGCCAGTTTTTGGATTGTTCAGCCGTTCGTGCTGGGCTTTGCCTGGGCCAGCATGGTGGTGATTGCCACCTGGCCGCTGATGATTAAAATTCAGGGCTGGCTGTGGGGAAGACGTTCGCTGGCGGTCATCGCCATGACCATCATCCTGATTTTGCTGTTTATCGTCCCGATTGCGCTTCTGGTTAACAGCCTGATTGAAAACAGCGGGCCGGTGGTCGCCTGGGCGACGGCAGGTCATTTACAAATGCCGGAGATGCATTGGCTGAGGAGTATTCCGCTGGGCGGCAAAAAACTTTATGCCGTTTATCACAATATGGTGGCTGGCGGCGGCAGCGCGATTATGGCCAAGGTGCAGCCTTACATCGGGCGTACCAGCGGTTTCCTGTTTGCGCAGGCCGGACATTTTGGCCGCATTATGCTACATCTCGGGCTGATGTTGCTGTTCAGCGTGCTGCTTTTCTGGCGCGGTGAACAGGTAGGCCACGGTATTCGTCACTTTGCTTTCCGTTTAGCCTCTCGTCGCGGCGACGCGGCGGTTTTACTGGCCGGACAGGCAATTCGTGCCGTTGCGCTTGGCGTGGTCGTCACCGCGCTGGTTCAGGGCGTGCTGGGTGGGATCGGTCTTGCTATCTCAGGTATTCCTTATGCAACCATTTTGACGGTGCTGATGATTTTCTCCTGTCTGGTGCAGCTTGGTCCGCTGGTAGTATTGATCCCGGCGATTATCTGGCTGTACTGGAGCGGAGACACGACCTGGGGCACGGTATTGCTGGTGTGGAGCTGTGTGGTTGGCACGCTGGATAACGTTCTTCGCCCAATGCTGATCCGTATGGGGGCCGATTTGCCCATGATTCTGATACTGTCCGGCGTCATTGGCGGCCTGGTGGCTTTTGGGATGATCGGACTGTTTATTGGACCGGTCGTGCTGGCTGTTTCTTATCGCCTGCTTTCCGTCTGGATGCATGAGGCGCCTGCCCCACTGGACGATCCGCTGGACGTCGTAGAAGAACTTGCTGAAATAGAACAAGAAAACATCACTAAATAG
- the sufA gene encoding Fe-S cluster assembly scaffold SufA — protein MPSSSTASFSPDDYVWKGLTLTDSAAKQIITLGAGDAQVKGLRLGVKTSGCAGFGYTMDLTKEPATDDLVFSHNGANLYVPLQAMPFIDGTEVDFVREGLNQIFKFNNPKAQHACGCGESFGVE, from the coding sequence ATGCCATCATCATCAACTGCTTCTTTTTCTCCTGACGACTACGTCTGGAAAGGACTGACGCTCACCGACAGCGCCGCTAAGCAAATTATTACGCTGGGTGCTGGCGACGCGCAGGTGAAAGGTTTACGGCTGGGCGTGAAAACGTCGGGCTGTGCCGGATTCGGTTACACCATGGACTTGACTAAAGAGCCCGCTACCGATGATTTAGTTTTCAGCCATAACGGCGCGAATCTTTACGTGCCGTTGCAGGCTATGCCCTTTATTGACGGAACCGAAGTGGATTTCGTTCGTGAAGGCCTGAACCAGATTTTCAAATTTAATAATCCTAAAGCTCAACACGCCTGCGGCTGTGGTGAGAGCTTTGGCGTTGAGTAA